The nucleotide sequence AGGACAGATGTATATAGTATTAGGTATAGTCGCCCTTATTATAGGATCAGTAAATGCTGCCCTAATAAGAGATCAATTATCGTTCAATAATCTAAACGCTGTAGACTATTATGATGCAGTAACCCTTCACGGGATATTTATGATATTTTTCGTTGTAATGCCATTAAGTACAGGGTTTGCTAATTATCTGGTTCCTAGAATGATAGGTGCGCATGATTTATATTGGCCAAAGATTAACGCTTTATCCTTCTGGATGTTAGTGCCCGCAGTAATACTAGCAGCTATTTCACCACTCCTGGGTGCGGTAGATTTAGGATGGTATATGTATGCCCCATTGTCTGTTGAAACAACGGTGAATTACGGACTAGGGACAAATTTGATACAAATTGCATTAATTCTTTCCGGATTATCTTCCACTTTGACTGGTGTAAACTTTGTAATGACAATTACCAAGATGAAGAAAGTTCCCTATCTTAAGATGCCTCTTTTCGTATGGGGATTTTTCACTACTGCAATACTAATGATTATAGCCATGCCTTCATTAACTGCAGGTTTAGTTTTCGCTTATCTGGAGAGACTATGGGGAACACCATTCTTTGATTCTGCTCTAGGTGGAAGTCCTGTTTTATGGCAACAATTATTCTGGTTCTTCGGCCACCCAGAGGTTTACATATTAATATTACCCGCTATGGGATTGGTAAGTGAATTATTGCCAAAGATGGCTAGAAGAGAGATATTTGGATATACTGCTATAGCTTTATCCTCGATTGCAATAGCGTTCCTAAGTGCGTTAGGAGTATGGATGCATCACATGTTTACAGCAATCGATAATACACTTGTTCAGATCGTATCATCAGCCACAACTATGGCAATTGCTATACCCTCAGGAGTTAAGGTTCTGAACTGGACAGCTACACTATATGGTGGGGAAATAAGGTATAAGACACCTACAATATTGCTTATATCATTTATCGTAATGTTCTTATTAGGGGGAATTACTGGAGTATTTTTCCCATTAGTACCAATTGACTACGCATTAAATGGGACATATTTCGTGGTAGGACATTTCCACTACATGGTTTATGCAATACTCTATGCTCTTCTCGGTGCCTTATTCTACTACTTCCCGTTCTGGAGTGGAAAGTGGTATAATGACGATTTAGGCAAGACTGGTGCAATATTGTTAGTAGCTGGAACGTTTTTAACAGCTACTGGAATGTCAATTGCTGGTATACTGGGTATGCCAAGAAGGTATGCAGTTATACCCAGTCCCATATATGACCCATTCCAATTCATGGCTAGTGTAGGTGCAGTTTTAACTGGTATAGGGCTATTTATATTAGCAGGAGTACTAGTTCATGGCGTTTTCAGAGGGAGAGCTGTTAACGGAGTAGATCCTTGGGATAACATTTCCGTGAAATTACAGGACTTCTTTATAAAACCCGTAAAGTTACCGTTGAGCTTTGGTAAATCACTAGATGGAGCTTTTGATGAAGAGTACCATGGAATTAAATTCCCATATTACAGTGTCTTAGGATTATTCCTATCATTTATACCCTTAGGTTTTATGTTCATACTGATTGGTCTAATACCTATAGGGATAGTACTACTACTAGCATTCATGGGTGTTGGACTATATTGGGGATACGATCAGTGGTTCAAACCTATGCAACCTCCTCCACATTTTTATGCAGACGGAGGTGTACCTGTAACCAATTCAGTTAATAACTCAATTTCACCATCACTTGGAATTGCATCAATGAGGGATGCGAGAAGTGCTGTACTATGGTTTATATTAGCTGAAGTAATACTGTTTGGATCTTTCATAGGTGGTTACGCTTTTATAATGAGCCCTGTTACTAATCCATTATCTTATGTAAATAATATTGTGCCAGCTGTAGAAGTCTTCCCATTACCCGCAATTATGACCGCAATATTACTTTCGAGCTCAATACCTGCTCACATAGCATATGAGTATTTCAAGAAAGGAAACGTAAAGATGTTTAGAAACTTAGGACTATTGACTATGGCTATGGGTCTCACATTCCTAGGTGGACAAATATATGAATTCACCCACTACATCCACTTCATCCCACAAGACTCAGCAGCTTCATCATTCTTCTTTGCGACAGTGAGCTTACACGGCTTCCACGTAATAATGGGATTAGTAATATGGGCATTTATGATGTTAAGAATTCGTAAAGGCTTTATACCATATGCAGGTTCAGTGGCAGCAACGTACTATTGGCACTTCGTAGATGCCGTATGGGTAGTGGTGTTTAGTACATTCTATTTACATTTGATTGTCTAGTATTGGGGATAAATAAGTGAAAAATAGCAATTTTTTTATAATTATATCGGTTTTTTTAATAATAATTACAATTAATCCATATACTGAGACCTACATGTCTATAAATCCTATACCTTATATGTTAGCACACTATTCTTTGTACGCTTCAGGTATACTACTTGCCTACTTCGTTTATGACAGACTAAAACCACTTAACAAATACATCTCATTAGTTATCGGAATATTTTTAGCTGTGACTTGGCACATTCCTTTCTTCTTCAATTTAGGTGTATATAATTTATGGATAAGGTTAATTGAGGAATTATCACTGTTTATAGGTGGTTACTTTATGGGACACAGTATTAAGGGGCTGAGCAGAAACTTTAACCTATTTCTCCTGGCGCTCTGGATGATAGCTGACACTTACCTTTCAGCTCTTCTTATGATTTATCCTTCCTTATATACCACACTATATAATACGCAGAGTCTACAATACCTTGGCGTAATAATGTTTCTCATGATGAATACACTAGTTGTTTATCTGTTGCTTCAATACGTAATTAAGATATTCAAAGAGGAAAAGATGTTCATATAACAGTAGAAATTCCTAATCTTGTTGCAGAGGAATAGTTGGAACTTAATTGGGTGAAATGGGATTTTATTTAGTATAGTCTTTCTTTGGACATAATGTGTAAATCTAAAAGTTAGAGACAACATTAGAGCAGCTGGCTCATAAGCCTTTACTTTTATCTTTTAACTCTAAGAGACGCTGTCTCCTCTTAGAAAAGCAGAAGACTAAGATAATTGATATAAATACCAGTTAATTTAATAATTAACAATGAAGCTTGAAGAGGAGATATTAAAGTTTCTAAAAGATATGTCTGCTAAAGAAGAGGAATTAGAATTTCTCATAATAAACCTGTTTAGACCTCAACTGGAAAATAAGGGAATAAAACTTGGCAAAATTAGGAGAGAGTATATGGTCGACGATGTTGGAGTTTTACAAGTGGGTTATGTTTTGCCTATTATATATTATGAGGAAGGAGATAAGTTATATCTGTTCGTCTCAAAGAATTTTGCTGATTATGGTGCAATAGAACAGCTCTTAATAAGAGAGAAATTGTTGTCAGGGAAATTCAACAAACCCATACTTAGATTCTTAGTAGCGTTTACTATACCCAAGAAGTATTATGAATTAGCTAGTAAAATGGGAATTACAGTAATTGCACAAAATATAATCGAGTAAATTTTTAGTCGTTAAAAAGCTTGTAACATTCTTCTGATTCCACGACTAAGTACACTCTTTCTCTTGTATCGTCGAGACAAGGCATGGCTTTTATTACTTTTTTCTCCTTTAGGAGTTTTAGGGCATAGTAAAGAGTCCTTGTGGGAAGTTGAGTTTCTTCCTTTAATTCTCTAAATCTAAGGCTCCTTCTCTCCATAAGTATTTTTAGAACTAGCTTAGCAGAGGGCGGAAGATTTTCCATATAATATAATCCCTCATTTTATTTCTTAAGAGTTTCGCTTGGTGCAACTTTCTTCAATATGTAGTCTTTCCAAAACATTCCATTGCTGTCCATACCATAAGTTGTCTCATATCCCATGTTCATCCAAAGCTCCATACCACCTAACATATTATACACTGTCTTTCCTTCGAAGAGTTCAGGTTTAGAGTTAATTAACCAAGTAGTTCTATTTGCGTGTTCACATACTAGCACTATTTGTTTTGTTTCTAATTTAGGTAGTAATATATCACAATACTCCATTGGAATTAATATTGCTCCCGGTATATGATGGTCTTCATATTCCCACGGATTTCTTATATCAACTATTGTCACTTCTCCTTTCTTATAGAGTTCTCTCACCACTGAGGGAGGAACGTTCTTTACGTTTTTGTAATAAGGAGTTCTCCTCTCAGTTATTTGAACCATCGGACTAAATCTAATAGACAAGAATATAAATGTATCGCATAATACAAGTTTTACAAAATATATTTAATTATTATTATAATTACTTGAATAAGAAATTACATTAGATAAGCTTTTATTTCTAGCCTGAGTAGGAAAAACCTATGAGCATTGATAAGATGGTTGACAGATTCAGAGAGAATTTAGAGAAATATAAGAGAATGGGATTAAATCCTTTGTCTTTGGCAACAGGTTGTGCAGTGAAGGTTGACCTTATTGACACTGTATACCCAGCAATAAGTAAGATAAGACCTGCATTAGAGAAACTGAATATAGAGATAACTCCAAGGGAAGATGCAGACATATTTATCTCAAGAAAGTTGACCACGAGAAAGAGGATAATCAACTCAGGTGAATTTGATGCCGATAGAGCAGTAGCCCTAATCCAGGTTAATCAGAACACTGCAAGTAGCCCAGAAAAATTTGGGGAGTTTCTACTGAGAGTGTACACTTCAATTAAAACTAATAGGAAACTGACAATAGGCAAAGGGCATTCCATAGTGACCACAAATCCCAAAGGTGAGGTGGCAGTGCTGGATTTATTCAAATTAGACGGGGATAAGGAAAACTCATACACTGTCACAAACAATGATACAATTCAGATCGTGGATCCTCTGGACGATCCAGGATCCCAGGTTCAAGTTGATGTAGCTATTTCGAACTCCTTAAATGATCTGTTTACTAAGGGGGTCTTTCAGGATATTAAGATTGTTCCTGTGGTTGATGCTCCTTTAGAGGAGTTAAGGACAAAACTCCTGGAGAACTACAAAGTATTCTCTGAGAAATATTCATTTGAGATGGAAAATGATATTCAGCCTAAAGTAGGTACATTAATGATTGGGGCAACGGTTATAGGTAAGTCTGATCACGAATTGCCAACTTTTTATAATAACGTGAACGAGAAAATGGAAATTCTAGTTACGAGACCAGTAGGTGAATTAACTCCCATAAACTTATCCATGTGGATATTAGCGGTTCCTGAACTAGTAGAAGAACTTGAGAAGAGAGGAATTACCATAAAGAGGGTTGAAGATGCTAAGAGAAAGGCATTAGATTACATGAAGAAACCTAATATTGACGTGGCGAAAACCATTTACAATTACTTACCTCCCTTTGGAAAACAGTTTGATGAGAAAAGTCACATAGCTATTACTACTGATGTCACAGGACCTGGCTTATTTGTAGTTAAGGAGTTTGCTAAAAAGGCGAATGTTGACGTCGAAATAACTGACATTCCAGTAATCGATTCAGATATTCATGAGTTCTCAACAGAGAATTTTATAATACCAAATTCTACTGCTGGAACTAATGGTGCTATAGTCATATTCGCCCACAATGATGTGATAAACCAGTTATATGAAGATCTGAAGAAGATAGGGCAAGAACCAAGGGTTATAGGTAAGGTGATACGTAGAGGAGATGGTATTGTATACGCACCACAAATAGTTACAAAATACATTCATAGGGCTAATGTACTTAAGGAGTTTAAGTTAAAGTAAAGTATATATATTTCTACTTATACATATTTTATACAATGTGAGTTAAAAAATTTACGTTGAAAAATAATTAGGAGAAGCAGTAATACTCCTGAAAAGAGTTGAGTTCGTCCACATTTTTCAATGTAGATTTTTCACAAATTTATGCTTTAGAAGTTAAAAATATTTTAATGATTAAATAAATACTTATGAATATATTATAAAATGTGTATCCGCCGGAGTTTAGTTATGTAAGGGCAGAAAGCCTGCAAGAAGCTCTAAAATTCCTGGAAGGAAACGATAACACTAGACCACTAGCTGGTGGACAGAGCCTAATCCCTATGTTAAAACTGAGAGTTCTGTCACCTGATTATATACTAGATATTAACAGGCTCAATGAACTGAATTACGTAAAGACAAGCCTAAATGGCGTAAGTATTGGAGCTCTGACCAGATATCACGACATATTGAGTAACGATATTGTGAAATCTAAAGTACCACTAATGCATCATGCGACAAGAACAATAGGAGACATGCAAGTTAGAAATATGGGAACAATAGGTGGGGCAATTTCTAATGCAGACCCTGCATCTGATATGCCAGTCGTATTAACTGCATTAAATGCAACCATTATTCTTTCCTCAGCTTCAGGAAGCAGATCTGTGAAAGCCCTTGATTTCTTTAAGGGACCATTTACAACAGACACGAATAAAGGAGAATTGGTAACTCAGATTGAGGTTCCAGTATTAGACGGGTATAAGACTGTATACAAAAAAGTTGTAAGGAGAGCCGGAGACTATGCCCTGGCTTCAGTTGCACTAGCAATCAAATTAAAGGGAAATGAGATAGAGGATATTAAATTAGCCTATGGAGGAGTTCATGATAAACCATTCAGAGCCATGGAAGTTGAAAAGAATGTGATTGGAAAGAAGTTGAACGATGACTTAGTGAAAGATATTGCAAGTAAAGTTTCTAGTCAAATAAATCCTCCCTCCGATCACAGGGGAAGTTCCTGGTATAGGAGGGAAGTTGTGAAAGTTCTAACCATGAAGGCATTTAAGGAGGTGGCTTAAAGGTGTTAGTTGTTAAGAAAGGAGAAGGGGTAAAAGTAAGAGTAAGAGTAAACGGAGTATGGTATGAAAAGTATGTGAGCCCGAGAACACTACTAGTGGATTTCATAAGAGATGAGTTAGGTCTAACGGGGACTAAAGTTGGCTGTGATACAACGACCTGTGGTGCGTGTACAGTAATAATGAATGGTAAATCAGTTAAATCCTGTACAGTCTTGGCTGCACAGGCTGATGGTGCAGAAATAACAACAATTGAAGGTTTATCAAGTGATTCCAAGTTACACCCAATTCAAGAAGCTTTTAAAGACAACTTTGCACTACAATGTGGATTCTGTACTGCTGGTATGATTATGCAAACTTACTTCTTCCTAAAGGAGCACCCAAATCCCACAGAAGAGGAGGTAAGGGATGGGATACACGGTAATATTTGTAGATGCACAGGTTATCAGAATATAGTTAAAGCTGTTCTAGATGCTTCCAAGAGGTTGAGATCATGACCTACACGGGTAAATCCATAAAAAGATTAAACGACGACAAATTCATCACAGGAAGAAGTAACTATATTGATGATATAAAAATACCGTCCCTTTATGCAGGCTTTGTGAGAAGTCCATATCCCCATGCTATCATAAAGAGAATAGACGCTACTGATGCTCTGAAAGTCAACGGGATTGTGGCTGTATTTAGTGGTAAAGATATCAATCCAATGTTGAAAGGTGGTGTTGGAGTACTTTCAGCATATGTAAACCCAAGTCTATTCAGGTTTAAGGAGAGGAAGGCGTTTCCAGAAGATAACAAAGTAAAATATGTTGGAGAACCTGTAGCAATAGTGATTGGACAAGATAAGTATGCTGTTAGAGATGCTATTGACAGAGTGAATGTAGAATATGAACAATTAAAGCCAGTAATAAAAATGGAGGATGCTGAGAAAGATGAAGTAATAGTTCATGATGAGCTGAAAACCAATGTGTCCTATAAGATACCGTTTAAGGCAGGAGATATTGAGAAAGCGTTTAGTCAAGCTGATAAAGTAGTGAAAGTTGAGGCAATAAATGAGAGACTAATTCCAAACCCAATGGAGCCAAGAGGTATTCTCTCAGTTTATGATGGAAATTCACTTTCAGTGTGGTATTCTACACAAGTACCACATTTTGCACGTAGTGAGTTTGCTAGAATTTTTGGAATACCTGAAACTAAGATAAGGGTAGCAATGCCTGATGTAGGTGGGGCATTCGGTAGTAAAGTTCACATTATGGCAGAAGAGTTAGCAGTAATTGCATCCTCGATATTGCTAAGAAGACCTGTAAGGTGGACAGCAACAAGAAGTGAGGAGATGTTAGCAAGTGAAGCTAGAAGTAATGTGTTTACCGGAGAAGTCGCAGTAAAGAAAGACGGAACTGTCTTAGGTATCAAGGGTAAACTATTGCTCGATCTAGGCGCCTACCTCACGCTAACCGCAGGAATCCAACCTACTATTATACCCGTAATGATACCTGGACCATACAAGGTTCGTGACCTGGAGATAGAGAGCACAGCAGTTTACACTACAACTCCTCCAATAACCATGTATAGAGGAGCTAGCAGACCTGAGGCTACATATATAATTGAGAGAATAATGAGCACTGTTGCAGACGAGTTAGGTCTAGATGACGTGACAATCAGGGAAAGGAATCTCATTGACCAGTTACCATATACTAATCCATTTGGACTGAGGTATGATACAGGAGACTACATAAGAGTGTTCAAAGATGGTGTAGCTAAGCTAGAATATAATGAGCTAAGAAAATGGGCTCAGCAAGAAAGAAGTAAAGGACATAGGGTAGGAGTTGGACTAGCGTTCTATCTAGAGATATGTAGCTTTGGTCCCTGGGAATATGGCGAGATTAAGGTAGACAATAAAGGAAATGTGTTAGTAATAACTGGAACTACTCCTCATGGTCAAGGGACTGAAACTGCTATAGCTCAAATAGTCGCTGATGCGTTACAAATACCCATAGAGAAAATAAGAGTTGTATGGGGAGATACCGATATTGTAGAAGGTAGTTTTGGAACATATGGCTCAAGGTCACTAACTATAGGTGGCTCAGCTGCGTTAAAGGTTGCTGAAAGAGTCTTAGATAAAATGAAGAGGGCTGCAGCTAGCTACTTTAACGCTGATGTACAGGAGATAAGATATGAAAACGAAGAATTCTCGGTGAAGAATGATCCAAGTAAGAAAGCAAGTTGGGATGAGATAGCCAGCTTAGCTACAACAAAAGAACCTATAGTAGAGAAGATATATTATGAAAATGACGTTACATTCCCATATGGTGTTCACGTAGCTGTAGTTGAGGTTGACGACTTAGGAATGGCCAGAGTAGTAGAGTATAGGGCTTATGACGATATAGGTAAAGTCATTAACCCAGCCTTGGCAGAGGCACAAATACATGGCGGAGGAGTTCAAGGAGTAGGACAAGCATTATACGAGAAGGCTATAATTAACGAAAACGGTCAACTAAGTGTAACTTATGCAGACTATTATGTTCCCACTGCTGTAGAGGCTCCAAGATTTATATCTTACTTCGCAGATAAATCTCACCCATCCAATTACCCAACAGGAACCAAAGGCGTTGGAGAGGCTGCTTTAATTGTGGGACCTGCAGCTATCATAAGGGCTATTGAAGATGCAGTAGGCGCAAGATTTACAAAAACGCCAACTCCTCCAGAGGAAATCTATAAAGCGATTATGAGTAAAAAGTAAAAAATTTCAGTTGAATATATATTATTTCTTTTTTTCCTACCCTTCTTATTATAACCTAAAGGATGGTTATGGCTCTATTTCCCTTATTCTCACTTCAAACCACATGTTTTACAT is from Sulfolobus acidocaldarius DSM 639 and encodes:
- a CDS encoding cbb3-type cytochrome c oxidase subunit I — its product is MNIKRILKVALYTTNASDVGQMYIVLGIVALIIGSVNAALIRDQLSFNNLNAVDYYDAVTLHGIFMIFFVVMPLSTGFANYLVPRMIGAHDLYWPKINALSFWMLVPAVILAAISPLLGAVDLGWYMYAPLSVETTVNYGLGTNLIQIALILSGLSSTLTGVNFVMTITKMKKVPYLKMPLFVWGFFTTAILMIIAMPSLTAGLVFAYLERLWGTPFFDSALGGSPVLWQQLFWFFGHPEVYILILPAMGLVSELLPKMARREIFGYTAIALSSIAIAFLSALGVWMHHMFTAIDNTLVQIVSSATTMAIAIPSGVKVLNWTATLYGGEIRYKTPTILLISFIVMFLLGGITGVFFPLVPIDYALNGTYFVVGHFHYMVYAILYALLGALFYYFPFWSGKWYNDDLGKTGAILLVAGTFLTATGMSIAGILGMPRRYAVIPSPIYDPFQFMASVGAVLTGIGLFILAGVLVHGVFRGRAVNGVDPWDNISVKLQDFFIKPVKLPLSFGKSLDGAFDEEYHGIKFPYYSVLGLFLSFIPLGFMFILIGLIPIGIVLLLAFMGVGLYWGYDQWFKPMQPPPHFYADGGVPVTNSVNNSISPSLGIASMRDARSAVLWFILAEVILFGSFIGGYAFIMSPVTNPLSYVNNIVPAVEVFPLPAIMTAILLSSSIPAHIAYEYFKKGNVKMFRNLGLLTMAMGLTFLGGQIYEFTHYIHFIPQDSAASSFFFATVSLHGFHVIMGLVIWAFMMLRIRKGFIPYAGSVAATYYWHFVDAVWVVVFSTFYLHLIV
- a CDS encoding DUF1404 domain-containing protein, producing the protein MKNSNFFIIISVFLIIITINPYTETYMSINPIPYMLAHYSLYASGILLAYFVYDRLKPLNKYISLVIGIFLAVTWHIPFFFNLGVYNLWIRLIEELSLFIGGYFMGHSIKGLSRNFNLFLLALWMIADTYLSALLMIYPSLYTTLYNTQSLQYLGVIMFLMMNTLVVYLLLQYVIKIFKEEKMFI
- a CDS encoding rhodanese-like domain-containing protein; the protein is MVQITERRTPYYKNVKNVPPSVVRELYKKGEVTIVDIRNPWEYEDHHIPGAILIPMEYCDILLPKLETKQIVLVCEHANRTTWLINSKPELFEGKTVYNMLGGMELWMNMGYETTYGMDSNGMFWKDYILKKVAPSETLKK
- a CDS encoding SelD-related putative sulfur metabolism protein — its product is MSIDKMVDRFRENLEKYKRMGLNPLSLATGCAVKVDLIDTVYPAISKIRPALEKLNIEITPREDADIFISRKLTTRKRIINSGEFDADRAVALIQVNQNTASSPEKFGEFLLRVYTSIKTNRKLTIGKGHSIVTTNPKGEVAVLDLFKLDGDKENSYTVTNNDTIQIVDPLDDPGSQVQVDVAISNSLNDLFTKGVFQDIKIVPVVDAPLEELRTKLLENYKVFSEKYSFEMENDIQPKVGTLMIGATVIGKSDHELPTFYNNVNEKMEILVTRPVGELTPINLSMWILAVPELVEELEKRGITIKRVEDAKRKALDYMKKPNIDVAKTIYNYLPPFGKQFDEKSHIAITTDVTGPGLFVVKEFAKKANVDVEITDIPVIDSDIHEFSTENFIIPNSTAGTNGAIVIFAHNDVINQLYEDLKKIGQEPRVIGKVIRRGDGIVYAPQIVTKYIHRANVLKEFKLK
- the cutB gene encoding glyceraldehyde dehydrogenase subunit beta; the protein is MYPPEFSYVRAESLQEALKFLEGNDNTRPLAGGQSLIPMLKLRVLSPDYILDINRLNELNYVKTSLNGVSIGALTRYHDILSNDIVKSKVPLMHHATRTIGDMQVRNMGTIGGAISNADPASDMPVVLTALNATIILSSASGSRSVKALDFFKGPFTTDTNKGELVTQIEVPVLDGYKTVYKKVVRRAGDYALASVALAIKLKGNEIEDIKLAYGGVHDKPFRAMEVEKNVIGKKLNDDLVKDIASKVSSQINPPSDHRGSSWYRREVVKVLTMKAFKEVA
- the cutC gene encoding glyceraldehyde dehydrogenase subunit gamma — protein: MLVVKKGEGVKVRVRVNGVWYEKYVSPRTLLVDFIRDELGLTGTKVGCDTTTCGACTVIMNGKSVKSCTVLAAQADGAEITTIEGLSSDSKLHPIQEAFKDNFALQCGFCTAGMIMQTYFFLKEHPNPTEEEVRDGIHGNICRCTGYQNIVKAVLDASKRLRS
- the cutA gene encoding glyceraldehyde dehydrogenase subunit alpha, translated to MTYTGKSIKRLNDDKFITGRSNYIDDIKIPSLYAGFVRSPYPHAIIKRIDATDALKVNGIVAVFSGKDINPMLKGGVGVLSAYVNPSLFRFKERKAFPEDNKVKYVGEPVAIVIGQDKYAVRDAIDRVNVEYEQLKPVIKMEDAEKDEVIVHDELKTNVSYKIPFKAGDIEKAFSQADKVVKVEAINERLIPNPMEPRGILSVYDGNSLSVWYSTQVPHFARSEFARIFGIPETKIRVAMPDVGGAFGSKVHIMAEELAVIASSILLRRPVRWTATRSEEMLASEARSNVFTGEVAVKKDGTVLGIKGKLLLDLGAYLTLTAGIQPTIIPVMIPGPYKVRDLEIESTAVYTTTPPITMYRGASRPEATYIIERIMSTVADELGLDDVTIRERNLIDQLPYTNPFGLRYDTGDYIRVFKDGVAKLEYNELRKWAQQERSKGHRVGVGLAFYLEICSFGPWEYGEIKVDNKGNVLVITGTTPHGQGTETAIAQIVADALQIPIEKIRVVWGDTDIVEGSFGTYGSRSLTIGGSAALKVAERVLDKMKRAAASYFNADVQEIRYENEEFSVKNDPSKKASWDEIASLATTKEPIVEKIYYENDVTFPYGVHVAVVEVDDLGMARVVEYRAYDDIGKVINPALAEAQIHGGGVQGVGQALYEKAIINENGQLSVTYADYYVPTAVEAPRFISYFADKSHPSNYPTGTKGVGEAALIVGPAAIIRAIEDAVGARFTKTPTPPEEIYKAIMSKK